The Salegentibacter mishustinae genome includes a window with the following:
- a CDS encoding helix-turn-helix transcriptional regulator — MKNKLKVLRAEHSYTQEDLAEFIGVSRQTINAIEKGKFDPSLPTAFRISRIFKLPIEAIFTFEET; from the coding sequence ATGAAAAATAAGTTAAAAGTGCTTCGGGCTGAGCATAGCTATACACAGGAAGATTTAGCAGAATTTATTGGAGTTTCGCGCCAAACTATTAATGCCATAGAGAAAGGAAAATTTGATCCTAGTTTACCCACAGCATTTCGGATTTCCAGGATCTTTAAGCTACCGATTGAAGCTATCTTTACGTTTGAAGAAACTTAA